The DNA window CAAATAAAGCAGAAGCAACATAGTAAAATTGATCTGGTTGATCTGGCTATGACCCAGGTAATGCCATATGCTATTTTCTTCATTCAGTTTCATAAACAAGCACCtaaacattatttatttattttttttttttttcaaaatagcaATCTAATGAATTAGATAGGACTTTTAACACTTCAACTGATTCCTACTTAACCTAgctcaacaacaaactcaaccttatccctaCTTAACCTAGCTCATGGCATGTAATTGGATTcaacaaaataaagcaaaagaaCTAAAACCGACAATGCTAAATTTGTCTGGATTCTTGCACCTACCAATTCGACTTCATAAGTTGGCCTATTACAAcatgaaaccataaaaaataaaaacataacaAATAAACCAATCAAACTATCAACAGTTCATCAAATAAAAGCTGATCTTATTGAAATGATCAAAACTCTAGATGCTCTACAGTATCCTCCAGCATCAACTACACTTGCATAAATGCATTATtagaacatatatatatatggtctCCTCCAGAAATACTTAttaaattatataatataaaaacaatttaaaaaccaataatatgtaaagaaaataaaagttgaGTAGGGAATCTGTGCATCATTTTTTATCCGGCCTTATTTCTATAAGATGGTCTGGGCCCATTCAGTTTCATCATTTatcaagaaataataaaaagatcTAGATCTccaagattaaaaaataaaaaataaaatttaaaatgccCGCTCAAGAGTCCAGGCTCTAGGTTGGCTAGATACTGTTTGCGAGTCCAACAAAAATCCAATGGAAACACTTCAAGAATCAAACTTGCAAGTAATGGGCTAAGATATTTTCTAGGAGATAAACTTGTGGATGCTGATGCCCATATCCTACTTTTATATATGGAGAGCTAGAAATCATGTGGTGCTTAGACCAATGGTGCCATCTTGTGCAAACTTTGAACTATATTGCTAAGAAGAATGTCAGAGGAGCATACATCATAATTTATAGAAGAAACATCAGAGCCAAAGGCTTGGTTGCAACTCTTGAATAAAATCCCACTAGCATAAGGATTAGAAAGTTTACTCCTAGCCCTACTTGACAAGGAAAACGTGATCCTAATTCCACAAGGACAAGGAAAGTGAATTTCTAAaccaaagaggaaaaggaaaatggaacAGAAATAGGAAAGACGAAACTTATTTGAGTTTCAGAtttgagaaataaaataaaaaacaaagaaaacagaaCACAATAAATCAGATCTTGGGAGTTAGTAACTAATGATCTGCGTGGTAGCCAAAAAGAATTAAATCTCTTATGATTCTAATTACCGTAGTTCAGATCCACAGAACAGAAACCTAGTGATAATGGATTCTGATCAATGGATGCAAGTCTGAAGGAGTAATGGATACAATGATATGTGACGTAGAGTTGTaggtctctctcttcttttgagCTTTTTGCTCGTCAATATGTGGCTTCTGAGGATTGTGGACGGAAGAAATTTGGGCATGCCTTTGCAAAATCCATGCATTCAGGCCCTCTATTGGCCATGTTTTAATGAAATGTTCTGGTCATCCTGATGGCTGTTTGTATTCACAGAGATACCGATGGGGGGATTCCTCTAAGTTTGGTTGGATTCCCAAAGCTGCTGCATGTGGACTCCAGCAATTCTCTTGCTGTTATTCTTCCATTCTACTTCAGAACTTCTGTTTAAGTTCTCAGATTATGAAATCAGGTCAGAAGTTTGATTCCCTGTTCTAGTTCACTTCATAATTTAGCATTGAGCTTGTGAGTTCTGTGAGAGATGGAGCATAGTTTTGCGGATTCAAAACTATACTATTGTGGATGCAGTAGAGAAACCTTGATGGGATATCAAGGTTGGAGTATGTGGGAtgcctcatcttcttcttctattcaaaCATCTAGTCAGCGCCTGGTTTCCTAGTTCTTCCAATTGGTAaggtttcttctattttttatttaattaataatatgTTATATTTGCATGCTTAGTAGACTATTAATACTTCTGACCTATTAATAGGTTAGAAATTGGTCGTTCCATCAAggatttgaataaaaaacaatgTTGGGGAAGAAGTTTGAATCTTTTGGACTTATAACAACATGCTTAGTGATTAGATATCActatttattgtttatttatggTTTATTGTGCTTAAAAACACTACTTTTACATTTATCTGTGTATCTTAAGTGTATCCTGCATCTCTTATTGTCTATCCAATACATCTCTGATAAATCCAGCTTCTCGATATGCTGCTCGATGCCTGATACAGATACTTGATACCTTGCATAGGACCCTATAATTGCAAAAGAAATGATCACTCATACAGTTTCTATTGCAAAAAGATGGTGCACTTATCATGTGTAATGTTACATTGACAGCTGTACACGAAGAGTTAATGCTATCTCATAGTCACCAGAGTCAGAAGAGGGTTGAGGTAGTAGGAACTCTATCAAGGTATGTCCAAGATGGTGAATGATGATGCTTCTTTTATCCTATGTCACATGCCCCTGCAAGCCAAAGGGCAGTTTGGTGATGTTGAGCTTGGTCTGTAAGAGAACCAGACTGAGAGATCCTTATTAGTGCTAGCAATCAGATGAGTCTTGGTTGACCAATCCAACGGAGATAAAAAAAGGGCTGCTATCAACttgttactaaaaaaaaaaaatactgccTGTAGATGGTGAAACAAAGGCTATGGCACAGAATCTAATTGATACCATCAGAATAAAAGCCTAGTGTTGGCCAATTCAAACAATAATCTCATCAAAAGCATATTATGGATCATGATTTTAGAGGTTGGCAGGACCGAGGCTAATATTGATCTGTCTACATGTCCGTTTCATTAGTGATAGCAATAACTGAATCCTTGTTACAAGGTAATGTCACaagaaatatttaaaaagaaattaaaaaaaaaaaaaaaggtttgatgATTAAACCGTGTTTAGGCAAGGCTTTGAAGCAAGTCTATTATTCAGTGCAGACTGAACTTCCAAGAGAACAGTAACATCCCACTGTTATGGACTTTCATCTGCCAAGACGCAGTAAAATAGCAAAATAGCAAAATTGAGAACTCAATTCAAATAAGGCACTTCAGTGAAGGAAAAACTAAATCAGTGAAGCTCTTCACTCCATCACTGCAACACCACCCGCAGTCTTTAGCTTCTCTATAATATCATTTGCCTCCTCCTTGGTCACCCCTTGTTTCAATAAGACTGGTGCCTTCTCTACTAGGTCTTTAGCCTCCTTCAGTCCCAGATTGGTAAATGCTCTTACCTCCTTAATCACCTTGATCTTTGCTGCTGCATCAAACTTCTCTAACTTCACATCAAATGCTGTCTTCTCTGCCTTCTTCTCCTCAGATTTTGCAGACCCACCTGCAGCTCCAGCCTGAGGACCCAAGTCCATGCCTTCTGTTGATATTGGCTCCATCTTAGGATGCCTAAGTTTGTCTCTTAGTGTAGGACCAATCTGTTTGAGTTCTTCAGGGGGTAGAGCAGCAATACGCTCCGCAAGCTGGATGATCTTATCAGAAGGTGGGGGTTTGGGACCATAGGGATCATAAAAAGCAGGGTACTTGTACCTCTTAGGCTTGGCCTTAGGATCTCTGGGAACAAAATCAGGTTGGAATAGACGACATTGTAGAGGAccagttattttagaaagtgtGGGAGGGGCTCGTACAACTTTTAGAAAGGCAAGGAGCTTCATGGCAGAGGCTGGTGATGGCAAAGATTCACGAGATGAAAACAGCTGGGAGAGGGAGACTGTTTAAACCACCTACTTGCAAC is part of the Macadamia integrifolia cultivar HAES 741 chromosome 9, SCU_Mint_v3, whole genome shotgun sequence genome and encodes:
- the LOC122088316 gene encoding 50S ribosomal protein L7/L12; this encodes MKLLAFLKVVRAPPTLSKITGPLQCRLFQPDFVPRDPKAKPKRYKYPAFYDPYGPKPPPSDKIIQLAERIAALPPEELKQIGPTLRDKLRHPKMEPISTEGMDLGPQAGAAGGSAKSEEKKAEKTAFDVKLEKFDAAAKIKVIKEVRAFTNLGLKEAKDLVEKAPVLLKQGVTKEEANDIIEKLKTAGGVAVME